In Camelina sativa cultivar DH55 chromosome 13, Cs, whole genome shotgun sequence, the genomic window NNNNNNNNNNNNNNNNNNNNNNNNNNNNNNNNNNNNNNNNNNNNNNNNNNNNNNNNNNNNNNNNNNNNNNNNNNNNNNNNNNNNNNNNNNNNNNNNNNNNNNNNNNNNNNNNNNNNNNNNNNNNNNNNNNNNNNNNNNNNNNNNNNNNNNNNNNNNNNNNNNNNNNNNNNNNNNNNNNNNNNNNNNNNNNNNNNNNNNNNNNNNNNNNNNNNNNNNNNNNNNNNNNNNNNNNNNNNNNNNNNNNNNNNNNNNNNNNNNNNNNNNNNNNNNNNNNNNNNNNNNNNNNNNNNNNNNNNNNNNNNNNNNNNNNNNNNNNNNNNNNNNNNNNNNNNNNNNNNNNNNNNNNNNNNNNNNNNNNNNNNNNNNNNNNNNNNNNNNNNNNNNNNNNNNNNNNNNNNNNNNNNNNNNNNNNNNNNNNNNNNNNNNNNNNNNNNNNNNNNNNNNNNNNNNNNNNNNNNNNNNNNNNNNNNNNNNNNNNNNNNNNNNNNNNNNNNNNNNNNNNNNNNNNNNNNNNNNNNNNNNNNNNNNNNNNNNNNNNNNNNNNNNNNNNNNNNNNNNNNNNNNNNNNNNNNNNNNNNNNNNNNNNNNNNNNNNNNNNNNNNNNNNNNNNNNNNNNNNNNNNNNNNNNNNNNNNNNNNNNNNNNNNNNNNNNNNNNNNNNNNNNNNNNNNNNNNNNNNNNNNNNNNNNNNNNNNNNNNNNNNNNNNNNNNNNNNNNNNNNNNNNNNNNNNNNNNNNNNNNNNNNNNNNNNNNNNNNNNNNNNNNNNNNNNNNNNNNNNNNNNNNNNNNNNNNNNNNNNNNNNNNNNNNNNNNNNNNNNNNNNNNNNNNNNNNNNNNNNNNNNNNNNNNNNNNNNNNNNNNNNNNNNNNNNNNNNNNNNNNNNNNNNNNNNNNNNNNNNNNNNNNNNNNNNNNNNNNNNNNNNNNNNNNNNNNNNNNNNNNNNNNNNNNNNNNNNNNNNNNNNNNNNNNNNNNNNNNNNNNNNNNNNNNNNNNNNNNNNNNNNNNNNNNNNNNNNNNNNNNNNNNNNNNNNNNNNNNNNNNNNNNNNNNNNNNNNNNNNNNNNNNNTTCCTAGAGAGAGAAGCGTGACTCCAGCCATTGTAGGAGACAGCTTCAAAACCTTAGATAAGCTGTCCAAAGAAGGACAGAAGTAACTCGCGGCCGTGTCTCCGAGCAAGTAGAACAGAACAAACAACCAGACGGATAAAACTAGATGGCCCAAAACAGGGGATTGTCCGAAGATGCAGAAGAAAATCTTGAGATAGTCTATGTAACCTTGTGGGCCACattttgatttagatttaaTGTAAGAACACTTCGAACGGTGGTCGTCGAGGGCTGCGAGTCCTCCGCTGCAGCTGTCACTGTCGCCGCCGACGAGAGAATTTAAGGCTTCTATGGATCCGGAGTGAGAAGGAGGATTTTGTGAAGCGAAATGGAGATAgatgaggaagacgaagaagaggttGATGAGGAGAGAGAGCGAACGAAAGCTGAGACGTGAGGAGAAGAGACTTGCCATTCACGGAAGCGGATTGCTAAGTGGGAGCAATAATGAGGGGTGTTaggtttttgatataataatgagaaaattgtactattttttattttttatttttgtaatatttttgtgtGGAATTTTGAATTGTTAATACATTTcggaaaatataatattctttttttttcatgcgGATGTGGGTAGGGGAAATTATTGTCTTTTTAtgggaaatatatattaagtGGGGGAGGTTACATTCAATTATTATTCacacaaaggaagaaaaatcgAAGTTGATAAAGTGTTTTTATAAAACTCGTTATCTGTTATATTGGTTTTTACGAGATATTCATGTACTATACAATTTGTACGTAGTGTGTTATTGTCCAACTTGGAGTTCAATTTTCTAGTGTAATTGTCTCGAGGCATGCAAATCAACGTGTCATGACATTTGTGACAGTAATAATCTATACTATAAGAAGTTAAGGATTaatgtagtagatttttttttataaaaaaaatatacaaaactaaGATATATAGTTGTAGTAGAAAATTAGGCTTATAAGTAATAATATTCGATTCAAAATAGTAGTCAACagaaaatattaatagaaaaaaacacattaacTTGAGTAAGAAAGATTGTGCTGAATTAATCACCAACTTAGGTTCATAGgtttctatataaaaaagaaaaagaagataatttttcttctaattttgcCTAACGTTTTAggcctagaaaaaaaaatgattattatatAGCACATGGTTGTATAAGTTATCAAATAGAGTGATGATATGATTGACACAATTAATGAAACTAGGATtcgaaaaataataaaatagagaaaactcCAAACCTAAAGGTCGATTGATATGATTAAGAAGTTGTATCATGGAAGAGTATCAAAGCGACAATTTGCAACGTAATCCCAACCGATCACGAGTCACGACTCTTCAAACATAATCATATATCCACATTCTTGTGATTTCTTGCATCGTTAAGGAATTTAAGGAATAAATTTCTTGGACCGCCGGCGCCTTttatttttagtgaaaaaaaaaccgTCGGCTTCTTTCTATCCATAATTTGAGATAATTGAAActtagttttattgttttttttttctgataaataTCATTGAAACTAAGTTAGTAGTATATTTTCCATATTCGTGAAAAACTAGTTATTCTTCTTGTATTTATAGCAGATGTCATCTACTCTATATTGACACAACGTTTAGTTGTAGTCACATGAATTGTTATGCAACGTAATTGATACTTTGTCTTTCTGTTAGTTCttcatataacaaatattatttttgtctattatcggttatttctttttaatacttGTTCATATACATATACTTCCAACCAGAATCGgtagtttattattttggtcGCAAATTTATGTCGATAAATGAGAAGGAATCCAAAGATTCCTGGTATATTCATCTAGCTGGCATGGCAGTgcaatacaaaatataaactctTATTCCAAGAGAATAAAATAATGCAAAGAGACGAGAGCGATTGATTCATATGGTTCTCTTCTCGATGTACCAAAGCttaccccaaaaaaataaatatcacatGACTAAAACTGGCTCAAATTAGGCCTTTATTACAAGACACTTACCTGTAAATAGGACTAatatttgcttatatataaCCATTATATGACTTCGTATatcatatctttttatatttgcgTATAAAACTATTAAACTGTCTACGGCTAATGACTTCGTTTAAAATGATTGAAATGTACTGATAAATGATAAGTGGgtttagaaaaacaaacatttggATAAGTTTATCTCGCGGTTATAATTTCAACGGTACCAAGATAAGGATAAGGTTTGTGAAACTTATATAATGCAATGGGCACCATAGGTTTTTGTGTTGCCTAATTTGATCTAACCAACATATATAATCTATTCGTACTAGTAATCGAGTGGTTGAGCTGTTGATATGTAGAGATATGTAGTACTGTTATATATTGTAAGTAAAGAAACCAAGAATTATTCGCCGACAACAAAATAAGGGGTGATAATCGGATGCACGTGGATTTTGTGAATGTATTGGATAATGCTAGTCacgtagaagaaatcaaatctcAAGCTTTTGGCCATAATTTTAGCAAATGTTTGTTGAGTCTACGTAAAGAAGAGAGTAATTTTCATGGTAATCGCAATTTCAGCTGTTAATTGTGTTATAATGATAATATAGGGATTAGAGGTGGAGAATGCGAAATTGGTTAGGTTGGTGATAGTAGCTAGTTTAAAGCCTAATTTAGGCTTGTTATTGAATTAATACATAACCATAACGACTGGACAGGTTTtggacaaaatatatttattatttgatcGCTTTGGCAGATTGTAAAACCCTAAATAGCCACCTAAAACCAAATGATTGTACTAGCTACAATGTCACTTCATCTAgtgtaatatactaatattcGCTATATATTATACGGTAATACAAAATTAGTATAAACTCAAACTAGAATTTGGCATGGCCACAAAATTAACCAGTCCAAGATAATTATTTCTAACTTTGCAAGATCTTGTTTTAAGAACTCATTCATTATTTCTGGATTTCTTCAATCTACCTAACATAGAATAATGATGTTACTTAGCATAAAATTTGCAAAATAGCCCCAAAGTATCAAatacatttataaattataatttgcatagaaacaataaaatattatatgaaatgaaatgaaacaaaatctctaaaagatcgtatatttttaaaaagacagTATAATTTGTTATTCTTTTTCATTAGTTTTAGGGTCCATGGGTACAACAGAGAGACTTGAGATGTAGTAGTTTCTCGTATAATCGAATTTtcgaattttttgtttgtacatCTATTGCGTAGATCTTTAACATAATACTCAGTGACAATGCCAGAATAATAGATTATGAGGGTCacatattaataatatgtaaaattatggaagtttttattaaaaacttaaagagattatataatttaaaaaaaaaattagacaaaaaaagGGGGTCAAAAAGTAGTAAAACCTGAGACATGGATGTCAATTcactaaaaacaaaccaaatttgccattatatatataatatatatacaagcctaaattagaaaattttataaattttatggaagTTAGTTGACACCCCTCTTCCTTCACTAGCTCTGCCACTGATCGTACTCGtagtatgtttttaaaattcagtTTATTAACAACATAAGCCATTTTTACACTTCCAAGTTTCAAGCATTACACTTGATGAAATAATTTCTTCTCCGTATATAGTGCGAACATAGCGCCATCTCAACATTTACTCTTATATAATTGTAGGCTTGAAAgtagaaaattaattaaaaaccgTTGAAACTATGGGCTATATATTCTTAAAAGGCCTAATAGATACTTAAAAGCCCAATATTAGAAAAGCCCACTAAACTTTGAATGCAAACAAGATATGTTCTCTTCTAATCCAAAGGAAGAGGCTCATACTCACTTCTTCTCTCACTTACACAAAAAGATAAGGAAACAATGTCTGTGTCAGCGATCTTTGGCACCGGAATCGTCACCGTCGCTGCTGCTTCTCCGGTTCTCCGCCAATTCCAAGTTCCGAAATTGGGGAATGGAGTAGGAGGAGGATTAGGGATGGTGATTGAGTGTTCGTCGAGGCCGCAGAAGAAATCGACTGCGCATCACAGGAAGTCAAGGCCGAAGAAGACTCAGCCTTGGGACGTTAAGAGAAAGCCTACTGTTTatgctcctcttcctcctctcccGGCGGAGTGGACTCCGTTCACTCTTGCTTCTGATGACGGTGGTGCCGccgctgctgctgcttctcctGCAGGAGACTTAGTTCCAGACGCTGCCTAGTTGGGTATGAGTTTATCTGCTGCTGGGATGGTTGTAATCTAGTTTGACAGCTTTTGctgttgtttgtttctgttaatgtgttttcagttttttgatGTTTGTGTTGGCTTTATGTGTTTGATTGATTAATGAATGGACCAAGTTTGCAGTTTATAAAAAAGCTTCAacctttttttcctctgtttttgggtttaaatgTCCCAgctttatctttaaaaattttagatttataGTTTATCGATTGTGGGAATGTAGCTCTCTTCTTGGTGATCTATGATGTTGCTATTCTTTATATGCAATTATGCATAATAAGGCTtgcccattttttttgtttggtccgATTGATGTGAAGAGTTTTATTGTCTGCTACTTGATGTTTTGATATGAAAACGGAAAGCTCAGAGGTTTATGGGGCGGTTGATGTTAGAGTCGTAGTCAAATGCTCTGTTTGCTGGCATAGCAATGGGGAATCTAACTTCTAAagagtatatagtatatactagtATAGTGCCTCAGTAGTGAGAATTTGAATTATCCATTGCATTGTATTAAGGTGAAACGGCAGAGATGCTCAGCTCCTTAATGCGACATTTGGTCTTAACACTCTATTGTAGAGTTTTAAGCTAAGTGATCTAAAGTGTGTCTGTTGAAGAATTTCAGCAAAAACATTGTTAGGAATGAACTCAGGTATGTGTTGATAATTGTCTTTGTATGGGGTTCGATTTTTCTTTCATCTGGCATGTATCGAAACCATataccatgaaattttattaaatcctaaaccattcTGTAACACCCTAAATCCCAAGCCAAATCATCTAAGATGAGAACAGAGAGATAACTGCACAATTAAGATACCAATACAGAGGAGTTCCAATGAATAAAATAGTGTGAAAACAGAGGAACTCAGCAAGGTCTTTTTATGGCTTGAAGTTGATGAATTTAACACAAACGAGTGGAGTCAATACCAGATGTCTGGGAAGAATATGATTCATCTGGGATGTACGTTACCAGAACTTTCAATGTAGGTGGTGGTCTGCCACTGGCCCTTTGCATCTTGTTCCAATTTATTGCAGTAAGTGAAAATGAACGTGGAATTAATAATAGAACATACCAGTGGGTTTGCAACTGTTTTCAGTAAGCTACAGCCACGTACATCTAAACACTGAAGATTTGGTGGAAGCTGAGGAACATGTGTAAGAGTCTTACAATACTTCAAATCAAGCCACTGAAGTTGAGAAAATTTCTTGATTAGATACGGAAGGCAGCTGATCTTTTTATTCATGCTTAAACACAGATGCCGCACTGAGACTATTTCTGGTATCTCTTCAATGGATGTCTCATCCAAAAGCAAAATCTCCAAACGGCTTAAGTTTTCCCCACTTTTAGGAAATTCTTCGAGCTTTATACAACCAAAAAGTACAAGTTCTTCAAGAGCTTTCAGCTCACCAAGACTTTCAGGGAGCCTTTTCAGCTTCTTGCAGCCTTTCATGTTCAACAAAACAAGTCTTTGAAGGATCCGAATGTCACAAGGATGTTCCTTTATTGCAGTGCCATCCAAGTATAGAGCTTCTAGCTTATCTGAAATGACCTGAAAGGTTTTTCATTTTGAGCAGTCACTGAGGATAAGTGTTTTCAAAGAGATCAATTTAATCTTTGAAAGAGACTCAAGGCTTGTGCATCTTCTCAGGTTCAAAGAAACAAGACACTTCATGTTTTCCATATCCACATGCAACTCTCTCAATGCCGTGCAACCTTCAAGATTTAATTCTTGAAGATTTCGAGCCTTTCCTAACCCCGCCAAAGTGTTCAACTTCTTTGAGTGATTCAAATTAATCCATTTTAGTTTTGATGCATCCTgggaaaatgaaaagaaaaagaatcaattGGTTATACTATAAAGAGTCAGACAACACCCCTAGAAACtattatttgaattattatttgaattcacatatctaaataatattagattaattttaactctaaaatatgaaatgaattacaaaatagataatatatgTTTACTAAGTTACTAACTGGaccgacatttttttttaattcaaatgtAATCTTTACTATTAAAATGatgcttttaaaatttatcaagAGTTAAATTATCAGAAGTAGAAAATAATATACTCAATCTGtcaatcataataaaaaaataaaataaaaacatgttgGAAAGACACTAACAAAGACATAGGACGTGCCTATGTCAAATGAGCTAGGAGACTAGCATGGGGTAGATTAGCATGGGACAGACAGTAGACTAAAGCCTAG contains:
- the LOC104735837 gene encoding 50S ribosomal protein 6, chloroplastic-like — protein: MSVSAIFGTGIVTVAAASPVLRQFQVPKLGNGVGGGLGMVIECSSRPQKKSTAHHRKSRPKKTQPWDVKRKPTVYAPLPPLPAEWTPFTLASDDGGAAAAAASPAGDLVPDAA